In Bremerella cremea, one DNA window encodes the following:
- a CDS encoding SDR family NAD(P)-dependent oxidoreductase has translation MTQREFEGQVVLVTGSSQGIGRSAAVEFARRGANVVVNYHSNPAKAEEVLAEIEKFGAEAIAVKCDVSNYDAVEAMVAQAVERFGKLDVAVSNAVYSDREFFYEADLEGFRRTIEVTMWGAFHLLRAASRQMIAQETPGAVTIVSSPHAFIPAPKAMAYNMSKAAIEHMAKTAAIELSDFKIRVNIVQPGWTDTPGERKFATDDILQEGGAKIPAGRLGTPEEMAEAIAYMSSPRNTYTTGATLLVDGGISLPWWGKTGRAAPS, from the coding sequence TCGAAGGACAAGTGGTCCTTGTGACAGGTTCAAGCCAAGGCATCGGTCGATCGGCCGCCGTTGAATTTGCGCGACGGGGAGCCAATGTCGTGGTCAACTATCATTCCAACCCCGCCAAAGCAGAAGAAGTGTTGGCAGAAATTGAAAAATTTGGGGCCGAGGCAATCGCGGTAAAATGCGATGTCTCTAACTACGATGCGGTCGAAGCGATGGTAGCCCAAGCTGTCGAACGGTTTGGCAAGCTCGATGTGGCGGTCTCGAACGCCGTTTACAGCGACCGAGAATTTTTCTACGAAGCCGACCTCGAAGGCTTTCGCCGGACGATCGAAGTCACCATGTGGGGTGCATTTCACCTCTTACGGGCCGCCTCGCGCCAGATGATCGCCCAGGAGACACCTGGGGCGGTCACCATCGTTAGCTCGCCACACGCATTCATTCCGGCCCCCAAGGCGATGGCTTACAACATGTCGAAAGCGGCCATTGAGCACATGGCCAAAACAGCGGCGATCGAACTTTCCGACTTCAAAATCCGGGTCAATATCGTTCAGCCTGGCTGGACCGATACGCCTGGTGAACGCAAGTTCGCTACCGACGACATCCTGCAGGAAGGGGGTGCCAAGATTCCTGCTGGACGTCTGGGCACACCTGAGGAAATGGCCGAAGCGATCGCCTACATGAGCAGCCCTCGCAACACTTACACCACTGGGGCGACTTTGTTGGTCGATGGTGGCATCTCGCTTCCTTGGTGGGGCAAAACAGGCCGCGCGGCACCTAGCTAG
- a CDS encoding lipoate--protein ligase family protein, with protein sequence MQLLDLTLPTPEENLALDEALLEEAEQATSPVELLRLWEPDDPLVVIGRASKLHEEVDVETCQARGISVLRRASGGASVVTGRGCLMYAVVLSYELHPELAALDACHRYVMGRIQSALVREVPEVDFQGTCDLTLNGRKFSGNSLRCKRSHLIYHGTLLYDFDLSLIHTLLRTPPRMPDYRQQRPHRSFVTNVPIARDILRRNLIEAWQVQENTKTWPEAMTAKLVAEKYTNPQWTSMR encoded by the coding sequence ATGCAGCTTTTGGATCTCACGCTTCCTACCCCGGAAGAAAATCTGGCACTGGACGAGGCATTATTAGAAGAAGCCGAACAAGCCACCTCGCCGGTCGAGCTTTTGCGGCTGTGGGAACCGGACGATCCGCTGGTCGTTATCGGCCGAGCCTCGAAGCTGCATGAAGAGGTCGATGTCGAAACGTGCCAAGCCCGCGGCATCTCGGTCTTGCGCCGAGCAAGCGGAGGTGCTTCCGTAGTGACGGGCCGCGGCTGCTTGATGTATGCCGTGGTGTTGAGCTACGAACTTCATCCGGAACTAGCCGCGCTCGATGCTTGTCATCGTTACGTAATGGGGCGGATTCAAAGTGCGCTGGTTCGCGAAGTGCCTGAGGTCGACTTTCAAGGGACGTGCGATCTCACGCTCAACGGACGAAAATTCTCTGGCAATAGCTTACGCTGCAAACGCTCGCACTTAATCTATCACGGCACGCTGCTGTACGACTTTGATTTGAGCCTGATTCACACACTGCTCCGCACGCCACCGCGAATGCCTGATTATCGCCAGCAGCGACCTCACCGGTCGTTCGTCACCAACGTACCAATCGCTCGCGATATTTTACGCCGCAACTTGATCGAGGCCTGGCAAGTGCAGGAAAATACGAAGACTTGGCCCGAGGCAATGACGGCCAAACTAGTTGCGGAAAAATATACAAATCCGCAATGGACCTCAATGCGATAG
- a CDS encoding basic secretory protein-like protein: protein MRIFWLMLAAGLLLPSVVLAAPEATAEAELKVQIDVTEVPELKDWAAQSEKLIREWHPKIAEMLSQEGFTAPTEVRVVFKKDMDGVAHTIGNEITISGNWVKQHPEDTGMVIHELVHVEQTYRRGRPFWLVEGIADYIRFYKYEPQTRLRGINAERQSYRDGYRTSAQFIAWLEKNNPGFVKKANEAIRKHEYQNVMLHEMTGKNLEQLWTEFCESPDSKGRS from the coding sequence ATGCGTATCTTTTGGTTGATGCTTGCCGCTGGATTGCTGCTACCTAGTGTTGTGCTTGCTGCGCCAGAAGCAACCGCAGAAGCGGAACTGAAAGTTCAGATCGACGTAACCGAAGTTCCCGAATTGAAAGATTGGGCCGCGCAGTCCGAGAAGTTGATTCGCGAGTGGCATCCAAAAATTGCGGAAATGCTTTCGCAGGAAGGTTTCACCGCGCCGACCGAAGTACGGGTTGTCTTTAAGAAGGACATGGACGGCGTCGCCCATACGATCGGCAACGAGATCACCATCTCAGGCAATTGGGTGAAACAGCACCCAGAAGACACCGGCATGGTGATTCACGAGCTGGTACATGTCGAACAGACCTATCGTCGTGGTCGCCCCTTTTGGTTGGTGGAAGGAATCGCGGACTACATTCGTTTCTACAAGTACGAGCCGCAGACTCGGCTACGCGGTATTAACGCTGAGCGACAAAGCTATCGCGATGGCTATCGTACCAGCGCTCAGTTCATCGCCTGGTTAGAAAAGAACAATCCTGGCTTTGTCAAAAAAGCAAACGAAGCGATTCGTAAACACGAATATCAAAACGTGATGTTGCACGAAATGACCGGTAAAAACTTGGAACAACTATGGACCGAGTTCTGCGAATCACCCGATTCCAAAGGCCGCAGCTAA
- the mutY gene encoding A/G-specific adenine glycosylase, with amino-acid sequence MAKTSRSQLKKNDASSPVRGSLVAFHAHVAAWFQQHQRDLPWRKSQDPYRVWISEIMLQQTQVATVKEYFRRFIAQLPTVQDLAAAEEQEVLRLWEGLGYYRRARQLHAAAQEIVTRFHGEFPHQVDDIQSLPGIGRYTAGAIASIAFGQRAPILEANTQRLYARLIGWDEVLTTSLSQKRLWQFAEDILPDDNVGIFNQALMEVGSLVCTPKNPTCQQCPLSAHCEAYHQGRQEEIPRPKKKIEFIPITEIALVVRKKNQVLVRQCGPDERWAGLWDFPRFPLGETKSDIDLSGVTKQLAEAVGIQAEMHQHLKTIKHGVTKYRITLLCHEMIYQQGRLKPQTGPDGQPRVWKWIDVAELGELPLSTTGRKLGRLLSA; translated from the coding sequence ATGGCCAAAACTTCCCGTTCTCAATTGAAGAAAAACGACGCTTCGTCCCCTGTTCGCGGCTCGCTAGTGGCCTTTCATGCCCACGTTGCAGCCTGGTTTCAGCAGCACCAACGCGATCTGCCGTGGCGGAAATCGCAAGATCCTTACCGCGTTTGGATCAGCGAAATCATGCTCCAGCAGACCCAAGTCGCTACCGTGAAGGAGTACTTCCGCCGCTTCATCGCGCAGCTGCCCACCGTACAAGACTTGGCCGCAGCCGAAGAGCAGGAGGTGCTGCGATTGTGGGAAGGGCTGGGCTACTACCGCCGAGCCCGGCAATTGCATGCGGCGGCCCAAGAGATAGTGACTCGCTTTCACGGCGAGTTCCCTCATCAAGTCGACGACATCCAAAGCCTGCCAGGCATCGGACGTTATACGGCCGGAGCGATCGCTTCGATTGCCTTCGGCCAGCGGGCCCCGATTTTGGAAGCCAATACGCAGCGGCTTTATGCACGGCTGATTGGCTGGGATGAGGTTCTTACAACCTCTCTCAGCCAAAAGCGATTGTGGCAGTTCGCGGAAGACATTCTACCGGACGACAATGTTGGCATCTTCAATCAAGCGTTGATGGAAGTGGGAAGCTTGGTCTGCACGCCCAAGAATCCTACCTGCCAGCAGTGCCCCTTATCGGCTCATTGCGAGGCTTATCATCAAGGCCGCCAAGAAGAAATCCCGCGACCCAAGAAGAAGATCGAGTTTATCCCAATCACCGAGATCGCCTTGGTCGTCCGTAAGAAGAACCAAGTTCTCGTACGGCAATGTGGTCCAGACGAACGATGGGCCGGGCTATGGGATTTTCCTCGCTTTCCCTTGGGCGAAACCAAGTCGGACATCGATCTCTCTGGCGTGACTAAGCAGTTGGCTGAAGCGGTTGGTATTCAGGCCGAAATGCACCAGCATCTGAAGACCATCAAACATGGCGTCACCAAGTATCGCATCACCCTGCTCTGTCACGAGATGATCTACCAACAAGGTCGTCTGAAACCCCAAACCGGGCCCGATGGTCAGCCGCGAGTTTGGAAGTGGATCGATGTTGCCGAGCTTGGCGAGTTGCCCTTGTCGACGACAGGGCGGAAGTTGGGGCGACTATTATCGGCCTAA
- a CDS encoding alpha/beta hydrolase family protein: protein MSLRLSIVLSGLLLLSAGLSGCSNQTPVKGTIVEEEIVEQLLGAPDRLSALVKQVPDANFTPLVSGVKRAIVKAPLPEGGTMTLWIYQPDPLPGGKLPCVFIAPAGTGMVHGSELGKGAELEHIPWAKAGFAVVAYELSGDPGSQDASISQMQIAAEAFREAKSGLLNAQVAMEYAKEKLSFVDSRRFYTVGHSSAGTMALYVAEMDPQVKACVAFMPAVDIRAWLGVQGLTTIQRNNIVPQAGDYVNKISPMTHLERLSQPTFLVYVGNDDKTLWGPAEKFAQQMQDKGKDITVVKIPVGTHYQSMLDEGIPLAIEWLKMVNGLN from the coding sequence ATGTCTTTGCGTCTGTCGATCGTGTTATCGGGTCTGTTGCTGCTTTCGGCTGGCCTTTCAGGCTGTTCGAACCAGACCCCGGTCAAAGGGACGATTGTCGAAGAAGAGATCGTCGAACAGCTGCTAGGAGCCCCTGATCGGCTTTCGGCCCTGGTCAAACAGGTGCCAGACGCCAACTTCACTCCTTTAGTAAGTGGCGTCAAAAGGGCAATCGTCAAGGCACCGCTGCCCGAGGGTGGAACGATGACACTTTGGATCTATCAGCCAGATCCGCTTCCTGGCGGAAAGCTGCCGTGCGTCTTCATTGCCCCTGCCGGCACAGGCATGGTGCATGGCAGCGAATTGGGAAAGGGGGCCGAGCTAGAACACATTCCGTGGGCGAAAGCAGGCTTCGCTGTGGTGGCTTACGAACTTAGCGGCGACCCAGGCTCGCAGGATGCCAGCATTTCGCAAATGCAAATCGCGGCAGAAGCATTTCGAGAAGCCAAGTCGGGGCTGCTTAACGCTCAAGTGGCAATGGAGTACGCCAAGGAAAAGCTCTCGTTCGTTGATTCACGCCGCTTCTACACCGTGGGGCATAGCTCGGCAGGAACGATGGCGTTGTACGTGGCCGAGATGGATCCTCAAGTCAAAGCGTGTGTCGCCTTCATGCCGGCGGTCGACATCCGGGCTTGGCTGGGTGTGCAAGGTCTGACCACGATTCAACGCAATAATATCGTGCCACAAGCAGGGGACTACGTGAACAAGATCTCACCTATGACCCACCTTGAACGCTTGAGCCAGCCGACGTTCTTGGTCTACGTGGGCAACGACGACAAAACGTTATGGGGCCCGGCTGAAAAGTTCGCTCAGCAGATGCAAGACAAGGGAAAAGATATCACCGTGGTCAAAATCCCGGTCGGTACGCACTATCAGTCCATGCTCGACGAAGGCATTCCCTTGGCGATTGAGTGGCTGAAAATGGTCAACGGTTTGAACTAA
- a CDS encoding DUF1559 domain-containing protein: MNAAPDPHTDDSLEAANRQYDRSRMPWMIAIVLVGFLFIGCIVGGPIVMFMLYSRESARRTQCEANLKELAFNMDTYYGVHESFPAGWDVAENEDPPQPGWGWPAKVLTVTGAVYPSADALDKTLGSVLLQNDQRLELLQEAISGYLCPADEVYTYQGENHPDRRWVHDEQPVPFGLTTYVGNAGHLHDVAGAQPNTGIFFGNSRITIEQITDGQSYTIMVGERDLTQCRAGSWPGVPNPMSHDGGPSIWSVVAGARPKINAPPWNSDTECGEGFSSFHPDGVNVLMVDGSVKFLTNDIESNWNADAHSPEQGVLQRMMIRNYGDNLPGQ; the protein is encoded by the coding sequence ATGAACGCAGCACCTGATCCCCATACCGACGATTCGTTGGAAGCTGCCAACCGCCAGTACGACCGTTCGCGCATGCCGTGGATGATTGCGATTGTTTTGGTCGGATTCCTGTTCATCGGCTGCATTGTGGGCGGCCCGATCGTGATGTTCATGCTGTACTCGCGCGAGAGTGCGCGACGTACCCAGTGCGAAGCTAATTTGAAGGAGCTGGCCTTCAACATGGACACCTACTACGGCGTGCATGAATCGTTTCCCGCTGGCTGGGATGTGGCCGAAAACGAAGATCCCCCCCAGCCTGGCTGGGGCTGGCCGGCGAAGGTCTTAACGGTGACCGGCGCGGTTTATCCAAGTGCCGATGCTTTGGACAAAACGCTGGGGAGTGTTTTGCTGCAGAACGACCAGCGGCTGGAACTGTTGCAAGAGGCAATATCAGGCTACCTTTGTCCCGCTGACGAGGTTTACACCTATCAAGGCGAGAACCATCCTGATCGTCGGTGGGTGCATGACGAACAACCGGTTCCGTTCGGGCTAACCACCTACGTAGGGAACGCCGGGCACTTGCACGATGTGGCCGGTGCCCAGCCGAACACTGGCATCTTCTTCGGCAATTCACGCATTACCATCGAGCAGATCACTGACGGCCAATCCTATACCATCATGGTTGGCGAGCGGGATTTGACTCAGTGTCGTGCGGGAAGTTGGCCCGGCGTGCCGAATCCGATGAGCCATGACGGTGGGCCATCGATCTGGAGCGTAGTCGCTGGCGCCCGGCCAAAAATCAACGCACCTCCATGGAACAGCGATACCGAGTGTGGCGAAGGCTTTTCGAGCTTTCATCCCGACGGCGTGAACGTGTTGATGGTCGATGGCTCGGTCAAGTTCTTAACGAATGATATCGAATCGAATTGGAACGCTGATGCCCACTCACCCGAGCAAGGCGTTCTGCAACGCATGATGATTCGTAACTACGGCGATAACCTGCCGGGTCAGTAG
- a CDS encoding alpha-keto acid decarboxylase family protein: MNSASHTPKSPDPQMVSGVSIGQYLIRRLQEYGLQDIFGIPGDYILSFYSMLEKSPINVVGCTREDCAGFAADAYARVNGLGAVCVTYCVGGLSICNSMAGAYAEKSPVVILTGSPGLRERTNNPLLHHMVRDFSTQKDVFEKLCIAGAELSDPINAFREIDRVLDAVVRFKRPGYIEIPRDMVNVVPHISHVFPTEVSSSDPQVLAEAVTEARHLIEKAEKPVIIAGVEMHRFHLQDELLALAEQTQIPVAATMLGKSVLRETHPLYVGLYEGALGREEVTQFVEESDLVLLLGTFMTDINLGVFTANLDPGKCIYATSEQLRLKHHHYHGVTLPDFVRELSQQKIASPPRPLPEGIRMGMPPVGEITDQPITTQRMMQMINPLLDDETIVVADIGDSLFAATELVTRGRSEFLSPAYYTSMGFAVPATLGAQTARRDARILAVIGDGAFQMTGMELSTIIRHGYDPVIIVLDNHGYGTERWLHAGDWKYNEIHPWAYSKLPEILRGGTGYEVSTEKEFYAALHKAWDDREAMSIIHVHLPENDASPTLHRLGQRLGARV, from the coding sequence ATGAATTCTGCTTCTCACACGCCCAAAAGTCCCGACCCGCAAATGGTCAGTGGGGTTTCCATCGGACAGTACCTAATACGTCGTCTGCAAGAGTATGGTTTGCAGGACATCTTTGGAATTCCTGGCGACTATATTCTCTCGTTCTACAGCATGCTGGAAAAGAGTCCAATCAATGTCGTTGGTTGTACTCGGGAAGATTGTGCTGGCTTTGCGGCGGATGCTTATGCTCGGGTGAACGGCCTGGGAGCTGTTTGTGTGACCTACTGCGTGGGTGGTTTAAGCATCTGCAACAGTATGGCTGGTGCCTACGCCGAGAAATCCCCGGTGGTCATCTTGACCGGTTCGCCAGGGCTGCGCGAACGAACAAATAACCCTCTATTGCACCACATGGTCCGCGATTTCAGCACTCAGAAGGATGTTTTTGAGAAGCTGTGCATCGCTGGGGCTGAACTTTCCGATCCAATCAACGCCTTTCGCGAAATCGATCGCGTGTTGGATGCAGTTGTCCGTTTCAAGCGTCCTGGCTATATCGAAATACCTCGTGATATGGTCAACGTCGTTCCCCATATTAGCCACGTTTTCCCCACTGAAGTTTCCTCAAGCGATCCACAAGTTTTGGCCGAAGCGGTCACCGAAGCACGACACTTAATCGAGAAGGCGGAAAAGCCTGTAATCATTGCAGGCGTCGAGATGCACCGATTTCATCTCCAAGACGAATTGCTGGCCCTGGCCGAGCAGACACAAATTCCGGTCGCTGCGACCATGCTGGGCAAAAGTGTCCTTCGCGAAACGCACCCGTTGTACGTTGGTTTATACGAAGGGGCCCTCGGGCGAGAAGAGGTGACCCAGTTTGTCGAAGAGAGCGACTTGGTGCTGCTGCTTGGTACCTTTATGACCGACATTAACTTGGGGGTTTTCACGGCGAATCTTGATCCCGGCAAGTGTATCTATGCGACAAGCGAGCAGCTTCGTTTGAAGCATCATCATTATCATGGCGTCACCCTGCCGGACTTCGTGCGCGAGTTGTCTCAGCAGAAAATTGCTAGTCCGCCACGACCTCTGCCCGAGGGGATTCGCATGGGCATGCCGCCAGTAGGTGAGATTACCGATCAGCCGATCACTACCCAGCGGATGATGCAGATGATCAATCCGTTGTTGGATGACGAAACGATTGTCGTGGCAGATATTGGCGACTCGCTGTTCGCCGCTACCGAACTAGTCACGCGGGGACGAAGCGAATTCCTCAGCCCGGCCTATTACACGTCGATGGGCTTCGCTGTGCCAGCCACGCTTGGCGCACAGACGGCTCGGCGCGATGCACGCATTTTGGCGGTCATTGGGGATGGAGCGTTTCAAATGACCGGCATGGAGCTATCGACCATCATTCGTCACGGCTACGATCCGGTGATCATCGTGCTCGATAATCACGGCTATGGAACCGAACGCTGGTTACATGCTGGCGACTGGAAGTACAACGAAATCCATCCGTGGGCATACAGCAAACTACCGGAGATCCTGCGAGGTGGTACTGGCTATGAGGTGAGCACCGAGAAAGAGTTCTATGCGGCCTTGCACAAGGCCTGGGACGATCGCGAAGCAATGAGCATTATTCACGTCCACCTTCCTGAAAATGACGCCAGCCCAACCCTGCACCGTTTAGGCCAACGTCTCGGAGCCCGGGTCTAG
- a CDS encoding zinc-binding dehydrogenase, protein MPGLLLKALKTPLELADYDLGELKPGYAKVALKAAALNHRDYWITQGLYPGIELPKVLGSDGAGVVVEVGQADDESWLDQEVIINPGSDWGTNEAAQSDQFTILGMPHHGTFSTHIHVPIEAMRAKPKHLSWEEAAALPLSGVTAFRATMSQGQLRPGEKVLVSGIGGGVATLALQFAVAVGAEVAVTSSSEAKLARAKELGAIAGFNYREEGWTKKAAESFGSPNLIIDSAAGKGYTNLVAIAAPGGRIVNYGATTGAPEKLDMFKLFWKQLKLIGSTMGSPADFRGMLNLVEKHEIRPVIDQVFSLAQGNEALARMEQGEQFGKIVLRI, encoded by the coding sequence ATGCCAGGTTTGTTGCTTAAAGCACTGAAAACCCCTTTGGAACTAGCCGACTACGATCTGGGGGAACTCAAACCAGGCTATGCTAAGGTCGCTTTAAAAGCTGCGGCCCTGAACCACCGGGACTATTGGATCACGCAGGGACTTTATCCTGGGATTGAATTGCCGAAGGTTCTCGGCTCGGACGGGGCTGGCGTGGTTGTCGAAGTGGGACAAGCCGACGATGAAAGTTGGCTCGATCAAGAGGTCATCATCAATCCTGGTTCGGATTGGGGAACGAACGAAGCCGCTCAATCGGACCAGTTTACGATCTTAGGCATGCCTCATCACGGAACGTTCAGCACGCATATTCACGTCCCCATTGAAGCGATGCGAGCAAAGCCGAAGCATTTAAGCTGGGAAGAAGCAGCCGCATTGCCCTTGTCAGGCGTAACGGCATTCCGCGCGACGATGTCTCAAGGACAACTTCGCCCTGGCGAGAAGGTGTTGGTCAGCGGTATCGGCGGCGGCGTGGCAACGTTGGCCTTACAGTTTGCCGTGGCCGTGGGGGCGGAAGTTGCTGTGACTTCTTCTAGCGAAGCCAAGCTGGCCCGCGCAAAAGAACTAGGGGCGATCGCCGGCTTTAACTATCGGGAGGAAGGTTGGACAAAAAAAGCTGCTGAGTCGTTTGGTTCGCCGAACCTGATCATCGACAGCGCGGCAGGGAAGGGCTACACCAACTTGGTCGCAATAGCTGCCCCTGGCGGCCGTATCGTAAACTACGGCGCGACGACTGGAGCACCCGAGAAGCTTGATATGTTCAAACTGTTCTGGAAACAGTTGAAGCTGATCGGATCGACAATGGGTTCGCCAGCCGACTTTCGCGGGATGTTAAACTTGGTCGAAAAGCACGAGATTCGCCCCGTAATCGATCAGGTGTTCAGCCTTGCCCAAGGAAACGAAGCTCTGGCCCGGATGGAACAAGGGGAACAGTTCGGCAAGATCGTGCTGCGGATCTGA
- a CDS encoding ArsR/SmtB family transcription factor has protein sequence MEQLALVAQALSEPVRLRILALLPAEMKCEEMYNVSELAEELGISQPVVSRHLALLKRSGLVTCERMCQSVYYAIDRQKAAQAVAEMARLLQTDA, from the coding sequence GTGGAACAGCTCGCTCTCGTCGCCCAGGCCCTGTCCGAGCCGGTGCGTCTTCGTATTCTGGCGTTATTGCCGGCCGAGATGAAGTGCGAAGAGATGTACAACGTTTCGGAGTTAGCCGAAGAGTTGGGCATTTCCCAGCCGGTTGTCTCGCGGCATCTGGCTTTGCTCAAGCGTTCCGGATTAGTAACCTGCGAGCGAATGTGCCAAAGCGTCTACTATGCGATCGATCGGCAGAAAGCTGCCCAGGCAGTCGCCGAGATGGCCCGCTTGTTGCAAACGGACGCGTAG
- a CDS encoding aldo/keto reductase encodes MQMRNLGPSGISASVVAFGAWAIGGWTWGGADEKESIAAIHAFLDAGGNLIDTAPMYGFGVSEEVVGKAIADRRDKVVLATKCSMRWDLNDEQKKRAAKRFSTTKENVDWTGETTKDSFDVFIYSGKDGIREEVERSLKRLNTDVIDLYQTHWQMDDTPIQERMETLMELKKEGKIRAIGVCNATNEEMNAYRQFGQLDTDQEKYSMLDRDLEPTNLAYCAKESLAFLAYSPLSQGLLTGKITADRKYEEGDQRNFKDRFKPENVKKVQAMLDPMRPIAEKHDATLAQVTMAWTLAQPGCSHVLCGARNAQQAVDNAKAGRIELTSDELATITRAVASYDGV; translated from the coding sequence ATGCAAATGCGTAACCTAGGCCCCTCCGGTATTTCTGCTTCGGTGGTCGCTTTCGGAGCTTGGGCAATCGGCGGTTGGACGTGGGGCGGAGCGGACGAAAAGGAATCGATCGCCGCGATTCACGCTTTTCTGGATGCTGGCGGCAACTTGATCGATACGGCACCGATGTACGGTTTTGGCGTCAGCGAAGAAGTAGTCGGTAAGGCAATTGCTGATCGGCGTGACAAGGTCGTTCTAGCAACCAAGTGCAGCATGCGTTGGGATTTGAACGACGAGCAAAAGAAACGAGCTGCCAAGCGGTTTTCGACCACCAAAGAGAACGTCGATTGGACCGGCGAGACGACCAAGGACAGTTTCGACGTCTTCATCTACAGCGGAAAGGACGGGATTCGGGAAGAAGTCGAACGGAGCTTGAAACGACTTAACACCGACGTGATCGACCTTTATCAGACGCACTGGCAAATGGACGACACCCCAATTCAAGAGCGGATGGAAACGCTGATGGAACTGAAGAAGGAAGGTAAGATCCGGGCAATTGGTGTTTGTAATGCCACCAACGAAGAGATGAACGCCTATCGTCAGTTCGGCCAGTTGGACACCGATCAGGAAAAATACTCGATGCTCGACCGCGATCTCGAGCCAACCAATTTGGCCTATTGTGCTAAGGAAAGCCTAGCCTTTCTGGCCTACAGCCCGTTGAGCCAAGGTTTGTTGACCGGCAAAATCACGGCCGACCGCAAGTACGAAGAAGGGGACCAACGGAACTTTAAAGATCGCTTCAAGCCTGAGAACGTGAAGAAGGTGCAAGCGATGCTCGATCCGATGCGGCCGATCGCGGAAAAGCATGACGCCACCTTGGCCCAAGTGACGATGGCCTGGACATTGGCTCAGCCTGGCTGTTCGCATGTGCTGTGCGGAGCCCGAAATGCCCAGCAAGCGGTCGACAACGCCAAAGCCGGCCGCATCGAGTTGACGTCGGACGAGTTAGCTACGATTACCAGAGCGGTGGCAAGCTACGACGGCGTTTAA
- a CDS encoding DUF1559 domain-containing protein, translating to MNRSRSGFTLVELLVVIAIIGVLIALLLPAVQQAREAARRNSCSNKLKQLGLALHNYHDTYKSFPFGSLVMDNNSNPMGWHYSILPFIEQNAMYEQGNMIEQYHQGVNAPLREIRMDAYICPSAGSKAEKADDDSKYYTTHYYGIMGPTGTNPQSNTAYKENTSGSHGGFSREGIFYFNERRTFADVIDGTSNTLMLGEISWAARKGNSTRYRPWNRGGRLNEFMAPCKNVANPINSDYTALFNDMSYGSNHPGGCQFAMADASVHFVPEVVDYNVYLSSASTSGGETLSVLNK from the coding sequence TTGAATCGTTCTCGTTCAGGTTTCACATTGGTGGAACTGTTGGTGGTGATTGCCATTATTGGTGTTTTAATTGCCCTGCTTTTACCTGCTGTTCAACAAGCCCGTGAAGCCGCACGTCGTAACTCTTGCAGCAACAAGCTGAAACAGCTTGGTTTGGCCTTGCACAATTATCACGACACCTACAAGTCGTTTCCGTTTGGCTCGCTCGTCATGGACAATAACAGCAATCCCATGGGGTGGCATTATTCGATCTTGCCATTCATCGAGCAGAACGCCATGTACGAGCAAGGCAACATGATTGAACAGTATCACCAAGGTGTGAATGCTCCGCTGCGTGAAATTCGCATGGACGCCTACATCTGCCCCAGTGCCGGTAGTAAAGCGGAAAAGGCGGACGACGATTCCAAATATTACACCACGCATTACTACGGAATTATGGGCCCAACCGGCACCAATCCGCAGTCGAACACTGCCTACAAAGAAAATACCAGCGGCAGTCATGGCGGTTTCTCACGCGAGGGGATCTTCTACTTTAACGAACGCCGCACATTCGCGGACGTTATCGACGGAACGAGTAATACCCTCATGTTGGGCGAGATCTCCTGGGCTGCGCGAAAGGGGAATTCGACTCGCTATCGTCCGTGGAACCGTGGTGGTCGATTGAATGAGTTCATGGCTCCATGTAAAAATGTCGCTAATCCAATCAACTCCGATTACACCGCCTTGTTCAATGACATGAGCTACGGCAGTAATCACCCAGGCGGTTGCCAGTTTGCTATGGCGGATGCCTCGGTCCACTTTGTGCCAGAAGTCGTCGATTACAACGTTTATCTGTCATCGGCAAGTACGTCTGGTGGCGAAACGCTGAGCGTATTGAACAAGTAA
- a CDS encoding ribonuclease E inhibitor RraB — MFDHDAKAVTQQTLDDIAAGGVDMSQPLEMDFFVAVPSEEVGHQMAAKAELIGFETSVEEDEESGEWTCYCTKTVIPTLDTVFDIEEHLDDLAEPLGGFSDGFGAYGEEEEEE; from the coding sequence ATGTTCGACCACGATGCAAAAGCCGTAACGCAACAGACGCTCGATGATATTGCGGCGGGTGGTGTCGATATGTCACAGCCCTTAGAAATGGATTTCTTCGTGGCAGTCCCTTCGGAAGAGGTAGGTCATCAAATGGCCGCAAAAGCCGAACTCATCGGATTTGAAACGAGTGTGGAAGAAGATGAAGAGTCGGGTGAGTGGACGTGTTATTGCACCAAAACCGTCATCCCCACCCTCGATACGGTCTTCGATATTGAAGAACACCTTGATGATCTAGCCGAACCGTTGGGCGGCTTCAGCGATGGATTTGGTGCGTATGGAGAGGAAGAGGAAGAAGAATAA